A portion of the Solea senegalensis isolate Sse05_10M linkage group LG17, IFAPA_SoseM_1, whole genome shotgun sequence genome contains these proteins:
- the LOC122784410 gene encoding ankyrin-3-like isoform X3, translating into MGGMQGVNGEPKPFGLAVDEQSQATTPDTTPARTPTDDSTPTSEPNPFPFHEGKMFEMTRSGAIDMSKRDMVEERLQFFQIGPQSPCERTDLRMAIVADHLGLSWTELARELEFSVEEINFIRVENPNSLTAQSFMLLKKWVHRDGKNATTDALTTALTKINRLDIVTLLEGPIFDYGNISGTRCFADDNAVFPDQSDGKV; encoded by the exons ATGGGAGGGATGCAGGGGGTCAACGGTGAGCCTAAACCTTTTGGACTAGCAGTGGACGAACAGTCTCAGGCCACTACACCAGATACTACCCCAGCCCGAACACCAACGGATGATAGTACCCCGACGAGTGAGCCAAATCCATTCCCCTTCCATGAAGGGAAGATGTTTGAGATGACACGCAGTGGGGCAATTGACATGAGCAAGAGAGACATGGTGGAGGAGAGGCTCCAGTTTTTTCAGATTG GCCCTCAGAGTCCCTGCGAGAGAACAGACCTCCGTATGGCAATAGTAGCTGACCACCTTGGACTCAGCTGGACTG agcTGGCCAGGGAGCTGGAATTCTCTGTGGAGGAGATCAACTTCATCAGAGTGGAGAACCCAAATTCCCTGACAGCACAGAGCTTCATGCTCCTTAAGAAATGGGTGCACAGGGACGGTAAAAATGCCACAA CGGATGCTTTAACTACGGCGCTGACTAAGATCAATCGGTTGGATATTGTGACTTTGCTGGAAGGGCCCATATTTGACTACGGTAACATTTCAGGCACACGCTGCTTTGCCGATGATAACGCAGTATTCCCGGATCAGTCCGATGGTAAAGTGTAG
- the LOC122784410 gene encoding ankyrin-3-like isoform X2 — protein MGGMQGVNGEPKPFGLAVDEQSQATTPDTTPARTPTDDSTPTSEPNPFPFHEGKMFEMTRSGAIDMSKRDMVEERLQFFQIGEHSYSAGPQSPCERTDLRMAIVADHLGLSWTELARELEFSVEEINFIRVENPNSLTAQSFMLLKKWVHRDGKNATTDALTTALTKINRLDIVTLLEGPIFDYGNISGTRCFADDNAVFPDQSDGKV, from the exons ATGGGAGGGATGCAGGGGGTCAACGGTGAGCCTAAACCTTTTGGACTAGCAGTGGACGAACAGTCTCAGGCCACTACACCAGATACTACCCCAGCCCGAACACCAACGGATGATAGTACCCCGACGAGTGAGCCAAATCCATTCCCCTTCCATGAAGGGAAGATGTTTGAGATGACACGCAGTGGGGCAATTGACATGAGCAAGAGAGACATGGTGGAGGAGAGGCTCCAGTTTTTTCAGATTGGTGAGCATTCCTATTCAGCAG GCCCTCAGAGTCCCTGCGAGAGAACAGACCTCCGTATGGCAATAGTAGCTGACCACCTTGGACTCAGCTGGACTG agcTGGCCAGGGAGCTGGAATTCTCTGTGGAGGAGATCAACTTCATCAGAGTGGAGAACCCAAATTCCCTGACAGCACAGAGCTTCATGCTCCTTAAGAAATGGGTGCACAGGGACGGTAAAAATGCCACAA CGGATGCTTTAACTACGGCGCTGACTAAGATCAATCGGTTGGATATTGTGACTTTGCTGGAAGGGCCCATATTTGACTACGGTAACATTTCAGGCACACGCTGCTTTGCCGATGATAACGCAGTATTCCCGGATCAGTCCGATGGTAAAGTGTAG
- the LOC122784410 gene encoding ankyrin-3-like isoform X1, whose protein sequence is MGGMQGVNGEPKPFGLAVDEQSQATTPDTTPARTPTDDSTPTSEPNPFPFHEGKMFEMTRSGAIDMSKRDMVEERLQFFQIGEHSYSAGKYNVRDSEIVASIQHRDHFSTQGPTNTSSIPQVSIQTTTVKLEVSNLAGSYSTCRNSASTTELKFSTFRTEFKLPSDKHSGSPDSNIKCRTPCTFNDMPSGTALDSISSYDVASNHEDSFDLNSLDPADFYSNHTIHSCMSKPRDHLDWSSGNQDIYYQSTDCFSAPSQDRSNSQTWSTNTSCNIPVSHFVDSDVVQTGSNLLSSSGLTEISRIDAGFNQLEVKSREGRFCPNVAIINMGAKEVKAQICKSKLPVRVPDHKLCSQTRAIGKGKAQENVDRFRDKKHAIHKVRERCDPFETLFPKSRIPVMKAIQYSSSSQGAKRVTNKTVIDRSIKKNIGKKQQTKCTTSTEQKRSLVKISGRSRTDETGRKTCLVVPKNFKARSVSSQVAKSLDQTIPKEAETRLEGKKLPTEDEESCSLSTTRNTSLSETPTSSRGSCPSRTSTSTSTSTTTSTPSARDVKAEVEQASSEMRRSKRKSRRTLGEKEHKFDQPVKAPVSENKTSPQSPCERTDLRMAIVADHLGLSWTELARELEFSVEEINFIRVENPNSLTAQSFMLLKKWVHRDGKNATTDALTTALTKINRLDIVTLLEGPIFDYGNISGTRCFADDNAVFPDQSDGKV, encoded by the exons ATGGGAGGGATGCAGGGGGTCAACGGTGAGCCTAAACCTTTTGGACTAGCAGTGGACGAACAGTCTCAGGCCACTACACCAGATACTACCCCAGCCCGAACACCAACGGATGATAGTACCCCGACGAGTGAGCCAAATCCATTCCCCTTCCATGAAGGGAAGATGTTTGAGATGACACGCAGTGGGGCAATTGACATGAGCAAGAGAGACATGGTGGAGGAGAGGCTCCAGTTTTTTCAGATTGGTGAGCATTCCTATTCAGCAGGCAAGTACAATGTCAGAGACTCAGAGATAGTGGCCTCCATACAACACAGAGATCATTTTAGTACTCAGGGTCCCACAAACACCTCATCAATCCCTCAAGTATCCATTCAGACTACAACTGTCAAGCTTGAAGTGTCAAATCTAGCTGGCAGTTACAGCACATGCAGAAACTCAGCTTCCACCACTGAGCTTAAATTCTCCACTTTTAGAACAGAATTCAAATTGCCATCGGATAAACATTCTGGTTCTCCAGATAGCAATATTAAATGTAGAACACCATGTACTTTTAATGACATGCCATCAGGAACAGCTTTAGATTCTATTAGTTCTTATGATGTAGCCTCAAACCATGAAGATTCTTTTGATCTTAATTCATTAGACCCGGCAGATTTTTATTCAAACCACACAATTCATTCATGTATGTCCAAACCAAGGGACCATTTGGATTGGTCCTCAGGTAATCAGGATATTTATTACCAAAGCACAGATTGTTTTTCTGCACCTTCACAAGATAGAAGTAATTCTCAAACATGGAGTACCAATACCAGTTGCAATATCCCTGTCTCCCATTTTGTAGATTCAGATGTTGTTCAGACTGGTAGTAATTTGTTGTCCTCATCAGGACTAACAGAGATAAGCAGGATAGATGCTGGCTTCAACCAGCTAGAGGTGAAAAGTAGGGAAGGCAGGTTTTGTCCTAATGTAGCAATAATAAACATGGGAGCCAAAGAGGTCAAAGCACAGATATGCAAGTCCAAGTTGCCGGTTAGGGTGCCCGACCACAAACTTTGTAGCCAAACTCGAGCAATAGGGAAAGGCAAAGCACAAGAAAATGTTGACAGATTTCGAGATAAGAAGCATGCAATACATAAAGTCAGGGAAAGATGTGACCCGTTTGAAACTCTATTTCCTAAATCTAGAATCCCAGTAATGAAAGCCATCCAgtactcctcttcctctcagggTGCAAAGCGGGTTACTAACAAAACTGTAATTGATagaagcattaaaaaaaacattggtaaAAAACAGCAAACTAAATGCACAACCAGCACTGAACAAAAACGCAGTTTAGTAAAAATCTCAGGTAGGAGTCGCACAGATGAGACAGGGAGGAAAACTTGTTTAGTCGTCCCCAAAAACTTTAAAGCAAGGTCAGTTAGTAGCCAGGTAGCCAAATCTTTGGACCAAACCATTCCTAAGGAGGCTGAAACAAGGTTAGAAGGGAAAAAGCTGCCCACTGAGGATGAAGAGAGCTGCAGTCTCAGCACTACCAGGAACACTTCCCTGTCAGAGACACCTACATCTTCTAGAGGTTCCTGCCCTTCACGCACCTctacctccacctccacctccaccacaacaTCAACACCATCAGCTAGAGATGTGAAAGCTGAGGTTGAGCAGGCCAGCAGTGAGAtgaggaggagcaagaggaaGAGTAGGCGGACTCTTGGAGAAAAGGAGCATAAGTTTGATCAACCAGTCAAGGCTCCTGTCTCGGAGAACAAGACTA GCCCTCAGAGTCCCTGCGAGAGAACAGACCTCCGTATGGCAATAGTAGCTGACCACCTTGGACTCAGCTGGACTG agcTGGCCAGGGAGCTGGAATTCTCTGTGGAGGAGATCAACTTCATCAGAGTGGAGAACCCAAATTCCCTGACAGCACAGAGCTTCATGCTCCTTAAGAAATGGGTGCACAGGGACGGTAAAAATGCCACAA CGGATGCTTTAACTACGGCGCTGACTAAGATCAATCGGTTGGATATTGTGACTTTGCTGGAAGGGCCCATATTTGACTACGGTAACATTTCAGGCACACGCTGCTTTGCCGATGATAACGCAGTATTCCCGGATCAGTCCGATGGTAAAGTGTAG